The sequence GGCTTTAGGCTAGCTAAGGGAGCTGGTGTGGAATTTTCTATATAGACAGGGAATGACAGCCAGTGCTCAGGATTTGTTGCACACGGTTTAGTTCTGGGCCTTCTCTCCCTAAAACAAATTACTACCTTGGCTTTCAGCAAAAAGTGTTtccaggcagagccagctcttGCAGAAGCTCAGTGGTGTAAAGGAATAGCACAGACAGGGTGAtaaatgcagtttatttttgaaaatcgAGAAGCAGTTGGAGTAAATGTGCTGCATCTTCTCCAGCAGGTGAGTGCTGGTGCTCTGCACGATGCACTCAGTCTccagctgcctgtccctgttccctcagcagcatctcctcatTTAAACTCTCAGCAAACCCAACCCAGCTACCTGGCTCAGTTACTGACCTTCCATGAAATCCAGGAGGTGACAAACTTCCCCAGCGAGGGTCACCACCGGCGTGTTGGGAGCAGGGTGTCCCTCGTAGGCTTCATcctccagcctcttccactTCACCTTCAGCACAAACTGCAAATACTTGAAGCTGAAAAAAGTCGGGCCCCAGTTTTCGTAGCTGAACTTTGGATTCTGGTTCATTCTGCTCTTCTCGCCCATCTTTAGGATGTACCTTTTCATGGCATTGGGGAACAGTATCATCAGTGTTTTGCCAACAACAACAGACAGAGTAACCTGCAGAAGAATCAGGATTTTCTGTAGGAATACCCTGATGCCCAGCATTGTGGTGGTGAGGTCTGGCTGCTCGGATGGGAGCAGAATGCGAGTCAGGGGCAAAGGTAGAGGGTGAGGGGGAGGGAAAAGGTTCACGTGTTTGCTTGAGTTTCTGCCTTGCCTTGTACACTGTCCTctccctgcaggatcctgtCAGCTGTGCTCCTTTCAGCTGCACCAAAGTGCAGCCAGGGTGGGTGTGTGGttctcactgcagagctgtgaggcTTATCCACAAATGGGGTCTGTGGTTTACAAATGAGGGGAGCTGGATCAGGGTGTTCTCCCTGAATCCCAAAGTAAAGACTAAGGTGCTGGTGCTTTGGGCCTTGGAGTGATGCAGGTGCTGTGCAAACAGtgccctgtgcctcctgctctggggctctgctgcaCTCCAGGGTTTGGTATTTTGGGGCTGAAggacttaaaagaaaaaaaaaaggtatattctggtatatataatatatgaaatccagctggtgcccagcacaggcaggaaggACATGGATCTGTTGGGGTGAGGCCTTGAGAGGCCACCAAGACcagtgggatggagcagctgggctgggagaattgggattgttcagcctggaggaggcacTGGGTGACCTAACTGCGGCCTTCCAGCACCTGAAGGGAGACAAGACAGATGGAGAGGGGTGTTGACATATTGACTAGggcctgcagtgacaggacaaggggggaTGGCTTCAAACCAACAGATGGCAGGTTTAGAGTAtatatgaggaagaaattatctcctgtgagggtggtggaaccctggcacagggtgcccggggaagctgtggctgccccatccctggaagtgcccgaggccaggctggacggggcttggagcaacctggacAGTGAAAGGTGTCTGTGCCCATGGAAGGGAGCTGAAATAAGATGAGCTTTAGtctcccttccaacccaaaccattctgtgcttCTCTGATAAAACTCTCAGTTACCAAAACACGCACTGTATACGTTTATAACAGTTTATCTGCAGTCCGTGTATATTCGCACGCAGACGCTCACAGCCGGCAGCCACCGCCACAGCCGACCAGCCGCGCTCGGGTGCCGCGGGCCCTTTAagggggcgggcgggcgcgcACGCGGAAGCGCCGCGCGGGCTGTGATTGGTCGGTGCCGGGCGCGTCACCGGCGGGGCTGTTGCACCGCGAGGGGCGGAGGGCAGAGGGGCCCGGCGGCGCCGCTGATTGGCTGCGGgggcgcggcggccgcggcgccTTTAAGGGAGCGGGCGGCGGGTGCGGGGCCGCGGCGGTGCCGAGGTGCGGGGCACGGGCGGGCTGCGGCCACGGCAGCGCAGGCACAGGGCGCGGCACCGGACCCGCCCCAgcgctgtccctgtcctctTGCAGGAGGGTCGAGCCCCCGGGAGCTGATCCTCAGCCAGGCGGATGAATGGCGACGGCGGACGACCTCAAATTCCAAGGTAAAGGCGATGTCGCAGGTGCGGACTCGGGGCTGGGCCCCAGCTGTGGGAGCCTTCAGGCGCTGGAGGCTTTGGGAGCGTTTCCCAGCGTTCGCGGAATAAAAACGTCCTGGGAGTTTTGCTTGTGGGGTCGGGATGGGGTCAGGTATCCTGGATTTTCTGAGGTGAAGTTGTGCTGCTGGCGAGCTAAAAAATGTAACCCGTGTTGACTGAAATCGTCTGCTGTGTGGTAGAAAGTGACAGCTGAAAAGGGGCAGAGCGCTCTGTAACCTGCAGAAGGCCCCGGTTTGGGACTTCCTTAGTTGTTCATTAAAAATTTCGTGTCAGTTTTTTAGGAGAATATTGAAAGTGCCCATTTCTCCAGCGAGGcagctttcctctctccttGCAGGGACCCgctggccctggggctgttGGCAGGGCAGGAAGCGGCTCCAGAGGTGCCGCTGTAACATCCTGCAGGCGGAttggcaggaaaagcagactCACATTTTATTGAGTGACTGAATGTTCAGCTTGATCCGTGTCAGTTTGGGGTTTAGGAAACAGATCGTACCCAACATGCCTAAGCTAGGtctttgtgtgtttatttgAGCCATGAGAACAAAAACTTGAGTGTCTTGATCATCGCCTGTCTTGTAATGTACTTATTTGCAGAATTTGACGATGCAGCTAATTTGCTTGCAGCAAATCCTGATGCCACCACCATAAGCATCGATGAGCCAGCTGAAATCCCCAAGAATCAGCACAGCCgcctgcaggagccaggcagggaagaggatGATGAGTTACTGGGCACTGATGACTCCGATAAAACAGAGGTAATGCTCTCGGCCCTGCTGGTGGAGGCCTGGGAGAAAGTTAGAGAGGAActtttacaagagcatgtagagaacaggacaagggggaatggattCAAACTTAGAGAGaagaggtttagattggatattaggaagaaattctctcCTGTGAGAgtgatgaggccctggcacaagttgcccagaggctgccccatccctggaagcgtgcaaggccaggctggatggggcttggagcaacctgggatagtgggaggtaTCCactgtggcaggggctggaaggagatgatctttaaggtcccttcaatCACAGGCCATTCTATGGTTCTGACAGCAGAGGGAACTTGTCATGGTGATGAGGGCGTGTGTTCCAGATGATGTGGCAGCAGGTAGTAACAGGCTGCTCTTTAGAACCTCAGGCTGTGATTCTGTCTACAGGGAGATAAGAGGCTAGTTGCCAttggagggggaaagggaaaccCTTACATAATCTGTAGGAAGCACTACCCTGTTaagtttgttttcagtttggGTACCCAAATCATGTGACTACTGTGTAAATGAGCTAGTAATGCATTAATTGTGTGGTTGTAACACTTCCCACGTTGTCTTTTCCACCATCCAGCTGCTTGCAGGACAGAAGAAAAGTGCCCCTTTCTGGACTTTTGATTACTACCAGACCTTCTTCGATGTAGACACATACCAGGTTAGTTATCTGCTCCAGAGGAGAACTGTTGTTTGAATTATGCCTTATccattggggttttttttccttcttgcattGTCAGTCAGACAAATCCTTATGTTTCATAGGTCCTGGACAGAATCAAAGGGTCGGTGTTCCCAGTCCCTGGGAAGAACTTTGTAAGGCTGTATATCCGCAGCAATCCTGACCTTTATGGTAGGTATGAGGTGGGAGAAGTTATTTTCTGTCCTAAATATTTTGAGtctgtatttcattttatttgctgGCCTGAGAAAGCAAGAGGGCAGAGGCAGTGCTATTGATTTTTGTCTCCCTTTAAGGTCCTTTTTGGATATGTGCTACACTCGTGTTCACCATTGCTGTTAGTGGCAATCTTTCAAATTTCTTCATCCATCTGGGCAAACCAACCTACCATTATGTGCCTGAGTTCAGAAAAGGTTTGTAAGTAGTCATTGCTGGGGGgtatttttgtgtcttttttttaatgtgcaaatGAAGTAATATAAAACCATGTAATGGCTGATTTAGAACAGTCTGAACATTAAACCTTTTGTTGTGTTTCCAGTGTCCATAGCAGCTACAACGATTTATGCATATGCTTGGCTTGTTCCCCTTGCTCTCTGGGGATTCCTGATGTGGAGGAACAGTAAAGTCATGAACATTGTCTCCTACTCATTCCTGGAGATAGTGTGTGTATATGGCTACTCCCTCTTCATCTACATTCCTACAGCGGTATGTATGGCTAAAGAGTGTCCTTCTCACTTGTCCTGCTTAAGATTTGCTGTTTCTTATAATATTGTTGATATTTGTCAAGATTTTGGAGACTAGGAGAAtcatttgctctttttcttgAAGTTTGTCTAGTGTAATGGTGTCTTGGAAAAGCCCAGGACGCATCATTTCCCCAGAGGCAGCAAAACCAAGcaaggtgctgctggtgagCCTGGCAGGCAGCCTGAGGCAGCCTCAGGAATCAGGATGTTTGTGTCCCCAGGGAACAGATATCTCTGCAGGACAGCAATGCTGATGGCTCCAAGGACAAGTTtccctggctggggacaggcttgGAGGGAGTGACATAACTTGGGATTCACTCTGTGTCTGGGAGTAACGCTCAGCACTGCTCCTACTCattcctgcagtgacagaggtGTGTCAGCCAAAGCCTTTTCCTGCCTCTTGCAGATGCTGTGGATCatcccccagagggtggtgcGCTGGGTGATGATGGTGTTCTCGCTGTGCCTCTCGGGCTCTGTGCTGGTCATGACCTTCTGGCCCGCCGTCCGTGACGACAACCGCAGGGTCGCCGTGGCCACCGTGGCcaccatcctgctgctgcacgCCCTGCTGGCTGTTGGCTGTCTGGTGGGGCACTGCCATTCCTTTCCCCTAAGCTCTTACTTCCTAGGACAGCTGGCATgttttggggaagggaaggaaggattGGCTGGTCACTGGGAAACCTCCAATGTAAAAATTCCAGTTATTTTAAACGTAGCAAAAATTAATGCCAGTGTGACCCTGACAGTGCTGGTAATAAATTCAGTAATCAATAATGGAGTCATAGAGTATCATAGAGTATCATAGGGGACCTATCAGGATCAGAGAGTCCAACTTTGACAGGACAGTCTTGAATTTACCTGGAATTCATCATAGTATCAGCAAAGCATTAATCTTTATAGTGTCCAGTTGCACTTTATTCCAGTGAGTACTGTGCTTAGTCCTTTAGAAGGATTATATGTTCAATGAGTTTTAGCAGGTTTATACATAGTAAGTGTTGGAAAACAGAAGACCCTGAGGCCCCTGAAATAGACAAAGAACACTTAGATTATTTGTTTCCTTATTGCAGTGGGTAGAAGTGTATCAGCCAGGCCTCAGTTTCCACAGCTTCCAGAGTAGATGGATCTGGTTCCCCACAGCTCAGtgtgcagggaggtgacagcaaaACACAACTCTCCCTGGATCTGCAATCCAACCCTTTCCAGTCTTTTTCAAAGGCCTTGGCTGCTAACagttaaattttaaatacaattcaGAGCACTATTTTATTTGACCATTTCTAATctaataaaaagagaaaaatactgaaatttgccatttcagtgctgtgtttgaTGGGTGTGGAAAGAAAGAGCTGGGATTAGGCAGCACTGCATGTTTCTCTCtaaacagtttttttctctgataaTGTAGGCATACTTTTTTGATGCCCCTGAGCTGGATATTCCTGCACCTATTATTCCTGCTCACAACAGTACTGGAACAACAGTAATAACAAAGAGTCACTAAATAAGGTAAGAACCCAGtctaaacttatttttttttcctgaagttatCACAGGCATCTTGAAAATTTTCCCCATCACTATGGTTGAATGGAAAGAGGTTTAACAGACTAATTTTGTTAAATGGGGTTTATATATAAATAGCATTTATTAACTTTGTTTCAGTTGTAAGTTTTAAGTACAGATGTAAAAACTGAAGAGTCTGAGGAACAAAGATCTGTCACCTTTCTGTTTGAGGTTTGCTCATTCCCAGAGGCCATTCCTTtacaaaaacccaaaagcatttatttgaatttattcTGCACAAGTAAAACTTAAGCAATAAACTCCTACACtccagtttttctttccttttaatgtaaaaagcagattttttttttccccttgatgTTTGAGACGgtgtttcagagcagcagccctgtaTGGGGACATCTGTGtaggctctgggcagggctgacTCAGAGCCTGAgccatccatccctctggaCTGCATTCCCTCTGTGGGATAGCTTGAGCATTTGCTTTCTGGCATCTGggactgctgccagcagcagatgacATTTGAATTCTGTTGGATAATTCTGTGGAGGTGGTCCAGGAATGGGCTAATAGACATGTAAAGGCCAGGCCACTCCAAGTACACCAGCCACAGGTGTGTGAAAATCAGGGTATTTACTGAGTAGAAGCTATattagatttaaaataaataatacaaaaaaatagCCAAATGTGCCTTAGTGAAAGGCACATAAAAAATTACACAATCCAATGATAAAGTCAATTTTAGTGGCTTCTTTCCTGCAAGATCAATTTTTCATTCCAGATGCCTAATATATGATAGGAATGGATTTTAGTATTGTAAATTAAATATGTGCCTTATTGTGTCCTCTGGTGAGAAGCTGAAATATTCACTGGAGTTATTTGTCTCTTTCAGATAACAGCACCAGTTTCTCCACCTCTACAGTagttttattttagattattttttcactgaGGACCTTGGAAACTTCAAGGACAAGGGATGTGTTTTGCAGCAGGACGGACAGTGATGTCCCATGGACAGATGGACATCTCCGTGCTTACTGGATCCTGGCTGCTTCCAGAAGGGGAGTGAACCATTGATCCCACCTAGAACAGAAAGgggttgtttttatttgattgagattttttttttagtgtgttgttttgctttttgggaggatttgttttgttttttctttaattcagtGCTTGCCACACTATTTTGCATCTGAATAAAGCGTTCTGAAGGTGATATGAGATCTGTATTTTGTGCACAAAGCATCTTAATGCTCTAAAACTATGGGGAGGGTTTGGGCCAAGGCATGGTGTTGTGACAGGACTGAACACACTAAATGTGCCGCCAGCGAGGCTTTCAAAGTGTAAATCAATAGACGTAATGTGGACTAATGTGACAATTGCTTTCCTCACCGCCCCCGCCTGCATTCTGTCCCCTTAAACGCGGAGGAGAGCCAAGGCTCCTCAGGCCGCCATAGCCGCGCGGGGCACGCCGGGACTTGTAGTTTCCACTGCGAGTGACGTCACCCACGCGCTCCCGGGGACGGGGAGAGCGGGCGTGCGCGCCCTCCCATTGGCTGCCCCTGGGCGCGCGGCGGAAGTGTCGCAGAGCCGGCACGTGGGGCCGTTGGGCGGCGGCTTTGAACgggcggccgggccgcggccatggaggcggcggcgggcgggcagcgggcgCTGCTCCGGCAGGTCTGTCCTCGGGCTGCGCTCCCCATACCCCGCGCTCCCTCAGGCGGTGGGCGGGCGGGTGGCGGCGCGTCCCCCCCGCTCCCGGTTCTATCACGCTGTCACCCGCAGGTGCTGGGCTGGCGGATGGTGTCGGTCCCCGGCCCCTCACTCTGTCTCCCCTCAGGTTCTGGGGTGgtgagccctgctcccctcacccTGCACACCCGTCAGGCGCTGGGCTGGCGGCTCCCGGTCCCTCCCATTGTCACCATGCAGGCGCTGGCTTGGCGGGTCGCGTCCCCTCACGCTGTGTCCCCGCAGGTTCTGGGCTGGCGAGTGGCCGCCGCCGTGACCTGGtccgtgctgctgctgcccctctgcaccGCGGCCTTCATCGTCCTCAGCGGCCTCGACCCGTTCCACCCGGTGCGCTGGATCTCGAGTAGGTGCCCGGCCGcgttttcctgtttttcctctcacatgtttgtgtttctggagtttttttctACACTGTTATTTTGGGCTCAGATAACGGGAACTGACGGTGGCATCACGTTACGCTTGTATTTCGAAtagtctttaaaatatttctgtgttacAACCGCAGCAGCCGCAGTCCACCCTAGGTGGGAATAAGTGTTGCAGGTTCATGAGAGTATATCCctcacagaagaagaaaaaaagaaaaacaacacttTAGTTATCTGTTCTCAGTCCTTGGACTTCCCCTTCCAcgctgtgcagctgctgtttccATAAACAGCTTCAGTTTTCTCTAGGGTGCACTGAATCCCAAGAGAAATTCCTGAAGCAGCCACTCTGCATGGTGAGAATAACTTTCCCTGAGTGCCTGCACTGAAAGGTGTTTAGCTGGA is a genomic window of Oenanthe melanoleuca isolate GR-GAL-2019-014 chromosome 8, OMel1.0, whole genome shotgun sequence containing:
- the DIO1 gene encoding type I iodothyronine deiodinase isoform X2, which translates into the protein MLGIRVFLQKILILLQVTLSVVVGKTLMILFPNAMKRYILKMGEKSRMNQNPKFSYENWGPTFFSFKYLQFVLKVKWKRLEDEAYEGHPAPNTPVVTLAGEVCHLLDFMEDGWAFKNNVIIKNHRSLEDRKTAAQFLQKNHPLCPVVLDTMENLSSSKYAALPERLYLLQGGKVIYKGGVGPWNYHPQEIRAILEKLEQEEDFKVKTIRTKKFKNNLSQT
- the YIPF1 gene encoding protein YIPF1 isoform X1, with product MATADDLKFQEFDDAANLLAANPDATTISIDEPAEIPKNQHSRLQEPGREEDDELLGTDDSDKTELLAGQKKSAPFWTFDYYQTFFDVDTYQVLDRIKGSVFPVPGKNFVRLYIRSNPDLYGPFWICATLVFTIAVSGNLSNFFIHLGKPTYHYVPEFRKVSIAATTIYAYAWLVPLALWGFLMWRNSKVMNIVSYSFLEIVCVYGYSLFIYIPTAMLWIIPQRVVRWVMMVFSLCLSGSVLVMTFWPAVRDDNRRVAVATVATILLLHALLAVGCLAYFFDAPELDIPAPIIPAHNSTGTTVITKSH
- the YIPF1 gene encoding protein YIPF1 isoform X2, which codes for MATADDLKFQANPDATTISIDEPAEIPKNQHSRLQEPGREEDDELLGTDDSDKTELLAGQKKSAPFWTFDYYQTFFDVDTYQVLDRIKGSVFPVPGKNFVRLYIRSNPDLYGPFWICATLVFTIAVSGNLSNFFIHLGKPTYHYVPEFRKVSIAATTIYAYAWLVPLALWGFLMWRNSKVMNIVSYSFLEIVCVYGYSLFIYIPTAMLWIIPQRVVRWVMMVFSLCLSGSVLVMTFWPAVRDDNRRVAVATVATILLLHALLAVGCLAYFFDAPELDIPAPIIPAHNSTGTTVITKSH